CCAGGTCCCTTTCGGCTGCTCCAGGGCATAGACGCGCTCATACCATACTTTGGTGCCGCCTTCCCAGGGCCGCTTGTCTGGGAAATTGGTGCCGCCGGCTACGATCAAGGCTCCCCCTGAAACCCCGGCAAAGGAGCCGGCAAACCCTTCTGGATCAGGGAGATGGGGCAAAGAAGTCCAGTCATCTTCAGCAAGGGCAGGTAGGGTGAGCATTAGGAAAAGGGCAGACAACAAGGGTTTCATCAGGCCATGGCTCATAGCATGATGTGACGAAGCTGGGCTACTCTTTCTTCATGGTCAGTGCAGCAGTCCAGTGGGGATCTGGTTAGCATGGGTGACCAGTGAAGCCTTCATCCCTCACCGCGTTATCTGGATTCATACCACCAACCGCATGCAAATACGACTCTTCAGCTTCGCCCTCGGTTTATTCTGCCTCGCCTCCAGCGCACTCGCTGTGGAGCCCTACATCGAGAAGCAGGATCTCTTCGTGGTGGGGGAAGACCCCGCCTATAACATCTACCACATTCCGGGTGTGGTTGTCACCGCCAAGGGCAGCGTGCTCGCTTGGTGCGAGGCCCGTAAACGCGCCGCTGGAGTCAGTGACTGGGATGACATCCGCATCCTCATGCGTCGCAGCACGGATGATGGCAAGACCTGGAGCGCCCCGAAAAGCATTGCCGATGTGCCGGGGCCAAAGACGAAGAATCCCTTCGCCTTCGCGATGAAAAACGTGGATCCCAAGGACGTGACGTACAACAACCCCGTCATGATCGCCGATAAAGACGGCACCGTGCACATGCTCTTCTGTCTGGAGTATATGCGCGCCTTTTACCAGCGCAGCACCGATGACGGCCTCACCTGGAGCACGCCGGTGGAGATCACCTCGACCTTTGATGCTTTTAAAAAAGACTATGACTGGAAGGTGCTGGCTACGGGGCCTAACCACAGTATTCAGCTCAAAAATGGTCGCCTCGTGGTGCCTGTCTGGCTCTCCACGGGCACCGGTGGTAATGCCCACCGCCCCAGCGTCACCGCCACCATCTACAGTGATGATCAGGGGCAGACCTGGAAGGCC
This genomic window from Prosthecobacter debontii contains:
- a CDS encoding sialidase family protein, which produces MQIRLFSFALGLFCLASSALAVEPYIEKQDLFVVGEDPAYNIYHIPGVVVTAKGSVLAWCEARKRAAGVSDWDDIRILMRRSTDDGKTWSAPKSIADVPGPKTKNPFAFAMKNVDPKDVTYNNPVMIADKDGTVHMLFCLEYMRAFYQRSTDDGLTWSTPVEITSTFDAFKKDYDWKVLATGPNHSIQLKNGRLVVPVWLSTGTGGNAHRPSVTATIYSDDQGQTWKAGDIAVPCTEEWINPNETVAIELADGRVMLNVRSESKAHRRLVTISPDGATGWSTPRFDDALLEPICMGGIVRYSLAESGGKNRILFSNPHNLSKAKGKEELGKTRDRKNVSVKLSYDEGQTWPVNKTIEPGPSMYSDIAVTPAGTILCFYGSSGSGSSLHHFAGGRLTLARFNLAWLTDGMDGGK